The genomic stretch TATCGATAGTGAGAGCCACCGCCATCACCCACACAAGGATGGTTACCAGAATCGTAACTGTGGCGCTAACCGCCAACGCTGCCGAAAGCAACTCGAGCAGCCTCTGCTTCCATTGCTCCGCCTGGAAGCGCCCGGCCACGGCATAACAGAGGATCGCCGCTATCGAGACCACCCAGACGATCCATGGCGGCCGTGCGGGAAAAGTTCCCGCCAGTGCACGGGTGGCATAAAACAGCAATCCGGATGCGTACGCGGCTCCCGCCAGATACACCAGCCCGTGGTACTCCAGAGTCAGGCGAACCCTTCGAGCCCCTAGAAAAATGGCAGCAACCGCAGCGATACTCAGGCACAGTGGAAGCCAGTAGTGCGGGAGGCACAGGAATGCGCCGACTACGGCAAGGGCTACACTGCCAGCAGCATATACCTGGTAGTTCCGGTGATCGGGAATACCATCAAAATATAAGAAGACGATTGAGTAACCTATCGCGGCAAAAAGCAGGCAGCCCACACCCAGCGCAGTTAACCCGAAGCTCGATCCAAAATACAGCGCACTCATGGCCGCCAGCAGAAACGAGATCATTGCCTGGCCAACCTCGAAGAAGCTGACCCTTTGCCGGCGCAGCATCGTCCGATAACAGATGCTTGATCCGTAGATCAAAAGCAGAATACAACCGGGAGCCAGCAGCACTCCCCTGCTGATGTTTTTGTAATCCGTGTGGACGACCTCCGGATTCGAGTAGATATAAATCAACGCCGATATCGCAACGTCGGTTACCAATGCCACCAAGGGCCTGACGCCGAGCCATCGATCTCTGTCCGCCGCATACTCGCTGATAAGCGACATGAGCAAAAGAGCCGATAGAAAAGGCACCATATCGTGCGTACCGATGAAGAGACCAAAAGCAGCCAGTACGCCGGCAAGATTCGTGGCCCAGACGATGGATGTGAGGTGGCGCTTCCACGCCAGACTGTTGCCGGCGATGACGAATGCCGCGAGCACACCTGCTGTTCCCCACGTGGGCAAAACCTTGAAGCTTAACGTGAGCTCCCAGAGCATGGACGCAAGGATCAAAGCCGAGGTGCTGGCATAAGTGGCGCGTGCGAACCACGCCTCGACAGGCACCCATGCTGCCCATCCCAACCACATTCCTACATAAGCGAATGCGAGAATGACGATCGCCAGCTTGGGAAAGGAACTGGATTCCGCTGCAGCTCTCAGCAAATATGCGCCAGCCATGCCGAGCATCGCTCGACCCACCACGGTGAGTCCTCCCACTTGCGTGAGTGGGAGGGCATCCGTGGCGGGAAGCAATGTTCCATTTGAGCTAGTTGGTTGTGCCGCAGCGAGTCGCGGTACCTCGGAGGTATGTTCCAGAGCACTGACACGACGTTCCAGATCCTCCAGCCGTGCATTGAGCCGTTCTGAGGTGTCGAGTAGATTCTCCATGACCCCAACTCACTTAGCCAGACTTTCCAGACTTCTCTCGTGCTTAGTCACCCGATGCAATTGCCGGAGCGGAAGCATGTGCATCTTCGGAGAAAGGAGGAAGAATCCTCACCAGTACCCACAAGATCGCCAGGGGCAGCAATGTCAATGCAATCGCCATCAACAGGCCTTCTCGTGTCGCCAGCGCCATCTTGTATGTTGTGTATCCAAGGAAGCTCTTGGAAAAGAGCTGCCCGCCGATCACAACATTCCAGCGCATCGCAAAGATGCCGATCAGAATCAGAGTTCCGGACACCGCGTAAACCCGTTTCCGCGCAACTTCAGACAGCTTGAACAGCTGCGTCAACCCCAGCAGGAACATGGGAACGGCTGTGCCGAGAAAGATCTGAACGATAATCTGCGAAAAGTAGAGCTTGGTATGAACCATGAAGTTGAGGCTGCGGAAAGATTCATCCGCCTCATAGATTCGATGGATCAGATCGATCATCTCCAGGCTGAAGTCAATGATGAATATATAGAACAGGTATGTCGCAACAGTATCGACGCATCGCATGTCGATCGGCCTGCCGCGTAACCGCATCATCAACATGTACAGCACCATCACGGCCGCGATCCCAGACACCATGGCCGAGAAGATGAATACCACTGGCATCATCGGAGAAGACCACCAGGGATTCGCCTTGATCGAACCAAAGATGAACCCGACATATCCGTGCAGCAGGAAGGCTGAAGGGATACCTATGACGGTGATGATCCAGCCCACCCGATCGTCTATCTTGAGAGCCCCCTCGCTGATGTTGGTCGAGCCCAGAGTCATCGCG from Acidisarcina sp. encodes the following:
- the nrfD gene encoding NrfD/PsrC family molybdoenzyme membrane anchor subunit; translation: MPGVEGFMYPNEIALQWSVLIVLYPYITGLVAGAFILASLERVFRVDAVKPIYRVALLIALAFLIVAPLPLQFHLGHPERSFEMYFTPHRTSAMAMFGFVYLWYLMAVLVTEIWLEFRRDIVLMSQTAKGWKRFLYRAMTLGSTNISEGALKIDDRVGWIITVIGIPSAFLLHGYVGFIFGSIKANPWWSSPMMPVVFIFSAMVSGIAAVMVLYMLMMRLRGRPIDMRCVDTVATYLFYIFIIDFSLEMIDLIHRIYEADESFRSLNFMVHTKLYFSQIIVQIFLGTAVPMFLLGLTQLFKLSEVARKRVYAVSGTLILIGIFAMRWNVVIGGQLFSKSFLGYTTYKMALATREGLLMAIALTLLPLAILWVLVRILPPFSEDAHASAPAIASGD